A genomic window from bacterium includes:
- a CDS encoding 3-hydroxybutyryl-CoA dehydrogenase — translation MNVDNIKQVTVIGSGTMGNGIAQVFASFGYDVTVVDLQQEFLDRAFAAITKSLDRIVKKGAITEDDKGSTLNRIKTSTDLDSAKNSQLVIEAVTENLAVKLDIFKRLEAVCPPEVIFASNTSSLPITQLAAATKRADKFIGMHFMNPVPMMKLIELIRGIATSDETYALIAELSKKLGKTPVEVNDFPGFIANRILMPMINEAIYAHMEGVGTVEAIDEVMKLGMNHPMGPLQLADFIGLDVCLSILEVMHSGLGDPKYRPCPLLRKMVQAGYLGRKSGRGFYTYS, via the coding sequence ATGAACGTTGACAACATCAAACAGGTGACGGTTATCGGCAGCGGGACAATGGGGAATGGGATTGCCCAGGTTTTCGCCTCGTTCGGTTACGATGTTACGGTCGTTGACCTGCAGCAGGAATTCCTCGATCGCGCGTTTGCCGCGATCACCAAATCGCTCGACCGCATCGTCAAGAAGGGTGCGATCACCGAGGACGACAAAGGCTCGACCCTCAACCGGATCAAAACCTCGACCGATCTGGACTCCGCGAAAAACAGTCAGTTGGTCATTGAGGCCGTGACCGAAAACCTCGCAGTCAAACTGGATATCTTCAAACGGCTCGAGGCAGTCTGTCCGCCTGAGGTGATCTTTGCATCCAACACCTCATCGCTTCCGATCACCCAACTTGCCGCCGCTACCAAGCGCGCCGACAAGTTCATCGGAATGCACTTTATGAATCCGGTCCCGATGATGAAGCTGATCGAACTGATCCGCGGCATCGCCACCAGCGACGAAACCTACGCACTTATCGCCGAACTTTCGAAGAAACTGGGGAAGACGCCGGTCGAAGTGAACGATTTCCCCGGCTTTATCGCCAACCGCATCCTCATGCCGATGATCAACGAAGCGATCTACGCCCATATGGAAGGCGTCGGCACGGTCGAAGCAATCGACGAAGTGATGAAACTTGGAATGAACCACCCGATGGGCCCGCTCCAGTTGGCCGATTTTATCGGGCTGGATGTTTGCTTGTCAATTCTTGAAGTCATGCACAGTGGTCTGGGTGATCCGAAATATCGCCCCTGTCCGCTGCTCCGCAAAATGGTCCAGGCAGGATATCTCGGCCGCAAATCCGGCCGTGGATTCTATACTTATTCTTGA
- a CDS encoding outer membrane beta-barrel protein, producing MKKVLLTLGLVMLFALGAQAQDAAKKTNFYLGAGLGLPMGDFGDAFGMGLHGAGAIGFNVSPTFQPRGKVEFHTFGSDIDGVDGSLNIIMFGADGRFSFAKEGQKMAPFLLGGLGFASSKFEDFSSTDFYFEFGGGVDLVSNSAMSWFLQGRYVSISGDGGSDAFIPVTVGVRF from the coding sequence ATGAAGAAAGTCCTACTCACACTTGGACTCGTGATGCTGTTCGCGCTTGGTGCCCAGGCCCAGGATGCGGCGAAAAAAACCAACTTCTACCTCGGCGCCGGACTTGGATTGCCGATGGGTGATTTTGGCGATGCGTTTGGTATGGGGTTGCATGGCGCCGGCGCCATTGGATTTAATGTCTCCCCGACATTCCAGCCGCGCGGCAAAGTGGAATTTCACACGTTTGGATCGGACATTGACGGAGTCGACGGCTCCCTCAACATAATCATGTTCGGTGCTGACGGCCGCTTCAGCTTCGCCAAAGAAGGCCAGAAGATGGCCCCGTTCCTTCTGGGCGGTCTCGGTTTTGCATCGTCCAAGTTTGAAGATTTCAGCTCCACTGACTTCTATTTTGAGTTTGGTGGCGGTGTTGATCTCGTTTCAAATTCGGCCATGTCCTGGTTTCTGCAGGGACGTTATGTGTCGATCAGTGGAGACGGCGGTTCCGATGCGTTCATTCCGGTGACTGTCGGAGTTCGATTCTAA
- a CDS encoding PorT family protein, whose amino-acid sequence MVELLHLKNVEIELRLCTLKARVEIVIENSTMEVFVKKVLFVLALVMALAIGASAQDPVKGLTGAGFKAGVVMAKASGDNIDMAEEESGIDASYLMGFAVGGFIEYSFSPSFAIQPEILYNTKGVKFKSDEFDVTDKITTTYMQIPVLLKFNIPTAGKFDPFIYAGPSIGILLSANDKLEGTDEDYDEDIKDSFKSTDITAVLGLGAGFPMGASGQLTFEVRYDMGLTNVAEDMVIEDETVAGDAKTGSIGFLVGFSFL is encoded by the coding sequence ATGGTTGAACTTCTCCATCTTAAAAATGTAGAAATCGAGCTAAGGCTCTGCACGCTTAAGGCGCGGGTGGAGATAGTCATCGAAAATTCAACCATGGAGGTTTTTGTGAAGAAGGTTCTTTTTGTATTGGCATTGGTTATGGCGCTGGCAATCGGTGCCTCGGCGCAGGATCCGGTCAAGGGCTTGACTGGTGCCGGATTTAAGGCTGGCGTCGTAATGGCGAAAGCTTCGGGCGACAATATCGACATGGCCGAAGAAGAGAGTGGTATCGATGCGAGTTATTTGATGGGATTTGCCGTGGGCGGTTTCATTGAATATTCGTTCAGCCCAAGTTTTGCTATTCAGCCCGAAATCCTTTACAACACTAAGGGTGTGAAATTCAAATCAGACGAATTTGACGTTACCGATAAGATCACTACGACCTATATGCAGATCCCCGTTCTGCTGAAGTTCAACATCCCGACCGCCGGTAAATTCGATCCGTTCATCTACGCCGGTCCGTCGATTGGCATTCTGCTTTCAGCGAATGACAAACTCGAGGGCACCGACGAAGATTACGATGAAGATATCAAGGATTCATTCAAGAGCACAGATATCACTGCAGTTCTTGGACTGGGCGCGGGATTCCCGATGGGGGCATCCGGTCAGCTGACTTTCGAAGTCCGCTATGATATGGGTCTGACCAACGTTGCCGAAGATATGGTCATTGAAGACGAGACTGTTGCAGGCGATGCCAAGACCGGAAGCATCGGCTTCCTGGTTGGTTTCAGCTTCCTATAA
- a CDS encoding outer membrane beta-barrel protein, which produces MKRIVILISALVLVAASLQAQPNGADRLAIKVGLSPAYAIDRLGDKADYGGGAMLALEFRPFSGIPEVSFQINGNYLMLKARAEGDPDVTLSSGLFDLKLTPSWQSESHLYLFAGGGYGTIELKDAGVGDYLVDSLSSEEKPLVEVGIGMERKGRSGLGYFVEIAGVNLISDRFGDYRYGRLTFGLIF; this is translated from the coding sequence ATGAAACGGATCGTAATACTCATTTCGGCGTTGGTGTTGGTCGCGGCTTCTCTTCAGGCGCAGCCGAATGGAGCGGACCGTCTGGCGATCAAGGTCGGACTCTCCCCTGCCTACGCGATCGACCGTCTCGGCGACAAAGCTGATTACGGCGGCGGCGCGATGCTGGCACTTGAGTTTCGTCCCTTCTCCGGGATACCTGAGGTATCTTTTCAAATCAACGGAAATTACCTGATGCTGAAAGCGCGGGCAGAAGGGGATCCCGATGTAACGCTTTCATCAGGTCTTTTCGACCTCAAATTGACCCCCTCATGGCAGTCTGAATCGCATCTCTATCTATTTGCAGGGGGCGGATACGGCACAATTGAATTGAAGGATGCCGGTGTCGGCGACTATCTGGTGGACAGTCTCAGTTCCGAGGAGAAACCGCTGGTTGAGGTCGGTATCGGAATGGAACGAAAGGGTCGTTCGGGGTTGGGGTACTTTGTCGAGATCGCGGGAGTCAATCTCATCAGCGACCGTTTCGGCGATTACCGCTACGGACGGCTGACGTTTGGCCTGATCTTTTAA
- a CDS encoding acetyl-CoA C-acetyltransferase, with product MASRNEAYIVSICRSAIGVLHGGLGSMTATQLGAHAVREAVKRAGINSAEIDEVIMGQVVQGGAGQAPARQAAIHGGIPPEVPALTINKVCGSGLKAVMLAAQSIRAGDQHLIVAGGMESMSHTPYVIRGAKQGTKFGHQKLDDIMISDGLWCSFKDWHMGNAAELTAVKAGIGRDEQDQFAYNSHRKAVAAWTANKFANEIFAIPVPQRKGDPVMFAKDEAPRADVSVESLAKLKPAFQKDGTVTAGNAPGLNDGSAASVVVSEEYIKKNNLKPLARIVDYAVAGTPPELLFFSPIYAVQKLMDKMQVKIDHFDLIEANEAFSVQALADGKGLGWDFDRVNVNGGAVALGHPIGASGTRILATLIYALKDRGKKNGMATLCLGGGNAVALAIEIV from the coding sequence ATGGCGTCTCGCAATGAAGCATATATCGTTTCCATCTGTCGTTCTGCGATAGGTGTTCTCCATGGCGGATTAGGCAGTATGACTGCCACCCAACTGGGCGCTCATGCCGTCCGTGAAGCCGTCAAACGCGCCGGCATAAACTCGGCCGAAATCGATGAAGTCATTATGGGACAAGTCGTTCAGGGTGGCGCCGGACAGGCTCCTGCTCGTCAGGCCGCTATCCACGGTGGCATTCCGCCGGAGGTCCCGGCCCTTACCATCAACAAAGTTTGTGGCTCGGGTCTGAAGGCGGTGATGCTGGCGGCGCAGTCGATTCGCGCTGGTGACCAGCATCTGATCGTAGCCGGTGGCATGGAATCTATGTCCCACACGCCGTACGTCATTCGTGGCGCCAAACAGGGGACCAAGTTCGGCCACCAGAAACTCGATGATATCATGATCTCCGACGGACTCTGGTGTTCCTTCAAAGATTGGCACATGGGGAATGCCGCCGAGCTGACCGCCGTCAAAGCCGGTATCGGCCGCGATGAACAGGATCAGTTTGCTTACAACTCACATCGCAAAGCGGTTGCCGCCTGGACCGCCAACAAATTCGCCAACGAGATTTTCGCCATCCCGGTCCCGCAGCGTAAGGGAGACCCGGTGATGTTTGCCAAAGACGAAGCTCCGCGCGCGGATGTCTCAGTAGAATCTCTCGCCAAGCTCAAACCGGCTTTCCAGAAAGATGGCACTGTCACCGCCGGCAATGCGCCTGGCCTCAATGATGGTTCCGCCGCTTCGGTCGTGGTCTCCGAAGAATATATCAAGAAGAACAATCTCAAGCCGCTGGCCCGCATCGTCGACTACGCCGTCGCCGGTACGCCACCCGAACTCCTCTTTTTCTCACCGATCTACGCCGTCCAGAAACTGATGGATAAAATGCAGGTCAAGATCGACCACTTCGATCTGATCGAAGCCAACGAGGCATTCTCCGTGCAGGCGTTGGCCGACGGTAAGGGGCTTGGCTGGGATTTCGATCGCGTTAATGTGAATGGCGGCGCGGTAGCGCTGGGCCATCCGATCGGTGCCTCCGGCACCCGTATCCTCGCGACTTTGATCTATGCGCTCAAAGATCGTGGTAAAAAGAACGGTATGGCGACGCTCTGCCTTGGTGGCGGAAACGCGGTCGCCCTGGCAATAGAAATCGTCTGA
- a CDS encoding outer membrane beta-barrel protein, whose amino-acid sequence MKRIFLIVAALLLLAISASAQGVKPFTLYLGGGASLPNGDFSNEYKMGLHATLGLGLNFGPGLQFVPKGEFHTFSADTDALMEENDYLSVSGGSFNAFLVGADLKLTPPLPGAPLKPYLFGGGGWARLQPSDLDYENSLGEGTIVFAKENKFYWNVGGGLNLGSGPAFSFFLQARYLSISGDEVKYNAIPITLGIKF is encoded by the coding sequence ATGAAACGGATATTCCTGATTGTGGCGGCCTTGTTGCTACTGGCGATTTCAGCATCCGCTCAAGGCGTGAAGCCATTTACCCTCTATCTGGGTGGTGGAGCCTCGCTGCCAAATGGCGACTTCTCCAACGAATACAAGATGGGACTCCATGCCACGCTTGGTTTGGGGCTCAATTTTGGTCCTGGTCTGCAATTTGTCCCCAAAGGGGAGTTCCACACGTTCTCGGCTGATACCGACGCCTTGATGGAAGAGAATGACTATCTCTCGGTAAGTGGGGGATCATTCAACGCCTTTCTGGTGGGGGCAGATCTGAAGTTGACTCCGCCGCTTCCGGGTGCGCCGCTCAAGCCGTATCTGTTTGGTGGTGGCGGCTGGGCCAGACTGCAGCCTTCGGATCTGGACTATGAAAACTCGCTTGGTGAGGGGACAATCGTTTTTGCCAAGGAGAACAAGTTCTATTGGAATGTCGGCGGCGGGCTGAATCTCGGGTCGGGGCCGGCGTTCAGTTTCTTCCTGCAGGCTCGGTATCTGAGCATCAGCGGAGATGAGGTCAAGTACAACGCCATTCCGATCACCCTGGGTATAAAGTTCTAG